DNA sequence from the Candidatus Kaistella beijingensis genome:
AATTTGAGATAAGGGATAGAAAATCTCAAATCTCAAATCTCAAAATCTCAAATCTAATTCATGAGAATTGCAGTTTTCCCGGGTTCTTTCGACCCAATCACGCTTGGTCATTTCGATATCGTTGAAAGGGCGTATCCGCTTTTTGATAAAATCATTATCGCCATTGGTCAGAATTCGCAGAAGAAATACATGTTTTCTTTGGAACAGCGAATGGATTTCATCAAAAGAACTTTCAAAGATTTCCCCAATATTGAAGTGGATCATTTTGAAGGTTTGACTATTGATTATTGCCGCAGCAAAAACGTCAACTTTATTCTTCGCGGACTTCGAAATCCGGCCGATTTTGAATTTGAAAAAGCCATCGCACAAACCAACCGTGAACTTACGCAGGAAAATAAAGTGGAAACCATCTTTCTATTAACTTCCGCAGGAAAATCATTTATCAGCAGCAGTATTGTTCGGGAAATTATTACGTTTAATGGAAATTATGAATTGTTGGTTCCGGAAGCGGTAAGAGTTCCTAAACAATGATGTACTGTAGGGAAAAATCGTGAACCCTAACGCAGTGGTTCGACGTAGTCAATTGTCCAAAATTCGCAGAATTTTTATTATCCAACGAAATAAAAATCCAACAAAGTCAAATCATAACAAACAAAATTTAGAAAATTTTGCAATTACACGAAAACTTCAACCTCGCCATCGAAATTTTGGGAACCATCGCTTTTGCCATGTCGGGAAGTTTTGCGGCAATGCAGAAACGTTTCGACCCATTCGGAGTTTTGATTATTGCGTTTGTAACTTCTGTTGGTGGCGGAACGGTGCGTGATTTATTGTTGGGCGTTCCGGTTTTCTGGATGCACGATTTGGTAATTTGCTCAGTGATTTTTGTGACCTGTATTATTGCAATGGTTTTTAAATCTTTAGAGAAAAAATTTCGGGTGACACTATTTCTGTTCGACAGTTTTGGATTGGGGTTGTTCACGATTGTCGGAATTCAAAAAGGATTGAATGCAGATTTACATCCCATAATATGTGTGACTTTGGGAACTATTACGGGCTGTTTTGGAGGGATTATCCGTGATATTTTGTTGAACAGAATTCCTTTAATTTTAAGGAAAGAAATCTACGCAACTGCTTGTATTGTAGGCGGAAGTATATTTATGATGTTGGCAAAATTTACTACGCTGTCTTATACTTTCGTGCAAATTTCAACCATTTTATTGATTGTCCTCATTCGAACTTTAGCGGTAAAATACCATTGGCAAATGCCGAAGTTTTATGGAACGGACCAGAATTCGGAAATGTAGAAATAGATGGAAGCTGGTTGATGGAAGCCGGAACAAACAAAAAGTCCTGAAAAAATTTCAGGATTTATATATTTTGTTAAAGCTTAATTCACCGACGAAGTCGAATTCACTGCGAAGCAAATTCACCATTCACTTTCTTGGTTCTTGGCTCTTTTTACTTGGCTCTTAAAAGAATTTCCCTCTTTGTCTCATGTTCGGATTATGCGCATGTTTCTGCATTGAAGGCATTTTCAGTTGGTCTTTCAACATTTTAATTTGGTCGGTCATCATTCCTGCGGTGTCGAGTCTTTTTGCTTCTTCCAATAATTTTTGCGCTTCCTGTCTTCTGCCTTTTTGTAAAGCTCCTGCTGCGATATTCAAAGTCGCCATTGCACGGTCATGTTTCATGTTTAAACCGTAATCCAAAGCTTTTTTCATTAAAGGCTCAACTTTTTGAGGGTGGTCTTGAGCTAAAGTCAAACCTTGCAAATAATGAAAATATCCGTATTGAGATTTGTGAAGTTGCGATTGAAAATTGGTGACGTTATTTAACCAACGAGTGGCTTTCTCCATGTTTTGCTTTCTCAAAAACCAAAAAGCCAAAAGGATATTCTCGTTCTTAAAAAACAGGAAAATTGGAACGGCGGAAAGAATCACCAAAAGAATTCCGTAACCTACATTTCTGTTAAACATTAAGTAAATTCCTGCAGCAATCATAATAGCTGCGATAACGAATTTTATGTATTTGTTCATTGTTAAAATTTAGATGTGCAAAGGTAATAATTTGGGATGGAAGATGGAAGCGGGAAGTCGGAAGATTTCAACGCACCGCCGAAAGCAGCACGAATTTTAATTGGCTCTTGCCTCTTTTTACTTGGCTCTTTGAAATGTTTGAAAACAAAAGTCAAAATTATTTTTCTCGTCTTTTTCGTGGCAAACTTCATCCGTTTTTGTCCAATTTTTTGGGTCGATTTTTGGGAAGAAAGTATCGGCTTCAATGTTGGTTTTAATTTCGGTGACTTCCAATT
Encoded proteins:
- the coaD gene encoding pantetheine-phosphate adenylyltransferase, producing the protein MRIAVFPGSFDPITLGHFDIVERAYPLFDKIIIAIGQNSQKKYMFSLEQRMDFIKRTFKDFPNIEVDHFEGLTIDYCRSKNVNFILRGLRNPADFEFEKAIAQTNRELTQENKVETIFLLTSAGKSFISSSIVREIITFNGNYELLVPEAVRVPKQ
- a CDS encoding trimeric intracellular cation channel family protein, giving the protein MSGSFAAMQKRFDPFGVLIIAFVTSVGGGTVRDLLLGVPVFWMHDLVICSVIFVTCIIAMVFKSLEKKFRVTLFLFDSFGLGLFTIVGIQKGLNADLHPIICVTLGTITGCFGGIIRDILLNRIPLILRKEIYATACIVGGSIFMMLAKFTTLSYTFVQISTILLIVLIRTLAVKYHWQMPKFYGTDQNSEM
- a CDS encoding DUF2892 domain-containing protein, yielding MNKYIKFVIAAIMIAAGIYLMFNRNVGYGILLVILSAVPIFLFFKNENILLAFWFLRKQNMEKATRWLNNVTNFQSQLHKSQYGYFHYLQGLTLAQDHPQKVEPLMKKALDYGLNMKHDRAMATLNIAAGALQKGRRQEAQKLLEEAKRLDTAGMMTDQIKMLKDQLKMPSMQKHAHNPNMRQRGKFF